The proteins below are encoded in one region of Vanessa tameamea isolate UH-Manoa-2023 chromosome Z, ilVanTame1 primary haplotype, whole genome shotgun sequence:
- the LOC113404046 gene encoding MAGUK p55 subfamily member 7 isoform X1 encodes MDNSTDNWDPALTRLLSSLKEVQSDGEDVAFLSELLQSKQLHALVQVHNKIVAAQCKDDKFYPLLSNAMQVTLEVLEMFGEVVISSNEYKELLKLLQKPHFQAILCTHDAVAQKDYYPHLPDIPADADDEEETVKIVQLVKSDEPLGGAQSAEPIVGATIKTDEETGKIVIARVMHGGAADRSGLIHAGDEVIEVNGISVENKSPADVLSILQSSEGTITFKLVPSFGKGGSRESKVRVRALFHYNSAEDPYIPCKEAGLNFKKGDILHIVSQDDAYWWQARREGDRVMRAGLIPSRALQEGRIIHERQIDPQTLDGKAALCSPSAANSDCGPKTPCSPTPNATALLPCKSTPKVKKIIYDIKENDDFDREMIPTYEEVARLYPRPGLIRPIVLVGAPGVGRNELRRRLVATDPEKYVTPVPCKYYLRRIHFANYFYYGKNCALIFVYSTLCFVM; translated from the exons ATGGATAATTCCACAGACAATTGGGACCCTG CTCTTACTCGTCTTTTATCTTCACTTAAGGAAGTTCAATCAGATGGAGAAGATGTAGCTTTCTTAAGTGAACTGCTGCAGTCTAAGCAGCTACATGCACTTGTTcaagtacataataaaattgtagcAGCACAATGTAAAGATGATAAATTTTATCCATTACTCTCTAATGCAATGCAAGTAACTCTGGAGGTGTTAGAAATGTTTGGTGAGGTGGTGATAAGTTCAAATGAATATAAAGAGCTGTTGAAATTACTGCAGAAGCCGCATTTCcag GCAATACTCTGTACACATGATGCAGTGGCCCAAAAAGATTATTATCCTCACTTACCAGACATACCTGCTGATGCTGATGATGAAGAGGAAACTGTAAAAATTGTTCAACTTGTTAAAAGTGATGAACCAttg ggtGGTGCTCAGAGTGCAGAGCCAATAGTG GGTGCAACTATAAAAACAGATGAAGAAACTGGAAAAATTGTTATAGCTAGAGTCATGCATGGTGGTGCCGCTGATCGTTCTGGCCTAATTCACGCGGGTGATGAAGTTATAGAGGTTAATGGAATAAGTGTTGAGAATAAGTCACCAGCAGATGTTCTTTCGATCTTG CAAAGTTCTGAGGGGACTATAACTTTCAAGTTAGTACCGTCTTTTGGCAAAGGTGGGTCAAGAGAAAGTAAAGTGAGAGTACGAGCGCTATTCCATTATAATTCTGCTGAAGATCCATATATTCCATGCAAAGAAGCTggtcttaattttaaaaaaggtgaCATCCTGCATATAGTCTCTCAAGACGATGCCTATTG GTGGCAGGCTCGTCGTGAAGGCGATAGAGTCATGAGGGCGGGGCTAATACCATCAAGGGCTCTTCAAGAGGGGCGAATTATACACGAACGTCAAATTGATCCACAAACTTTAGATg GTAAGGCCGCCCTGTGCAGTCCATCAGCGGCCAATTCAGACTGTGGACCCAAAACTCCTTGTTCACCAACACCTAACGCTACCGCTCTATTGCCCTGCAAGTCTACGcccaaagttaaaaaaatcatatacgatataaaagaaaatgatgATTTCGATCGTGAAATGATTCCGACGTACGAAGAGGTCGCTAGATTGTATCCACGACCAGGCCTCATTAGACCCATCGTGCTGGTTGGTGCTCCGGGTGTCGGTCGCAACGAGTTGCGAAGGAGGCTGGTGGCAACCGATCCAGAGAAATATGTCACACCAGTACCTTGTAAGTATTATTTGAGGCGAATACATTTTgcgaattatttttactatggCAAAAATTGTGCACTTATCTTTGTATACAGTACTCTTTGTTTCGTGATGTGA
- the LOC113404046 gene encoding MAGUK p55 subfamily member 7 isoform X2 yields MDNSTDNWDPALTRLLSSLKEVQSDGEDVAFLSELLQSKQLHALVQVHNKIVAAQCKDDKFYPLLSNAMQVTLEVLEMFGEVVISSNEYKELLKLLQKPHFQAILCTHDAVAQKDYYPHLPDIPADADDEEETVKIVQLVKSDEPLGATIKTDEETGKIVIARVMHGGAADRSGLIHAGDEVIEVNGISVENKSPADVLSILQSSEGTITFKLVPSFGKGGSRESKVRVRALFHYNSAEDPYIPCKEAGLNFKKGDILHIVSQDDAYWWQARREGDRVMRAGLIPSRALQEGRIIHERQIDPQTLDGKAALCSPSAANSDCGPKTPCSPTPNATALLPCKSTPKVKKIIYDIKENDDFDREMIPTYEEVARLYPRPGLIRPIVLVGAPGVGRNELRRRLVATDPEKYVTPVPCKYYLRRIHFANYFYYGKNCALIFVYSTLCFVM; encoded by the exons ATGGATAATTCCACAGACAATTGGGACCCTG CTCTTACTCGTCTTTTATCTTCACTTAAGGAAGTTCAATCAGATGGAGAAGATGTAGCTTTCTTAAGTGAACTGCTGCAGTCTAAGCAGCTACATGCACTTGTTcaagtacataataaaattgtagcAGCACAATGTAAAGATGATAAATTTTATCCATTACTCTCTAATGCAATGCAAGTAACTCTGGAGGTGTTAGAAATGTTTGGTGAGGTGGTGATAAGTTCAAATGAATATAAAGAGCTGTTGAAATTACTGCAGAAGCCGCATTTCcag GCAATACTCTGTACACATGATGCAGTGGCCCAAAAAGATTATTATCCTCACTTACCAGACATACCTGCTGATGCTGATGATGAAGAGGAAACTGTAAAAATTGTTCAACTTGTTAAAAGTGATGAACCAttg GGTGCAACTATAAAAACAGATGAAGAAACTGGAAAAATTGTTATAGCTAGAGTCATGCATGGTGGTGCCGCTGATCGTTCTGGCCTAATTCACGCGGGTGATGAAGTTATAGAGGTTAATGGAATAAGTGTTGAGAATAAGTCACCAGCAGATGTTCTTTCGATCTTG CAAAGTTCTGAGGGGACTATAACTTTCAAGTTAGTACCGTCTTTTGGCAAAGGTGGGTCAAGAGAAAGTAAAGTGAGAGTACGAGCGCTATTCCATTATAATTCTGCTGAAGATCCATATATTCCATGCAAAGAAGCTggtcttaattttaaaaaaggtgaCATCCTGCATATAGTCTCTCAAGACGATGCCTATTG GTGGCAGGCTCGTCGTGAAGGCGATAGAGTCATGAGGGCGGGGCTAATACCATCAAGGGCTCTTCAAGAGGGGCGAATTATACACGAACGTCAAATTGATCCACAAACTTTAGATg GTAAGGCCGCCCTGTGCAGTCCATCAGCGGCCAATTCAGACTGTGGACCCAAAACTCCTTGTTCACCAACACCTAACGCTACCGCTCTATTGCCCTGCAAGTCTACGcccaaagttaaaaaaatcatatacgatataaaagaaaatgatgATTTCGATCGTGAAATGATTCCGACGTACGAAGAGGTCGCTAGATTGTATCCACGACCAGGCCTCATTAGACCCATCGTGCTGGTTGGTGCTCCGGGTGTCGGTCGCAACGAGTTGCGAAGGAGGCTGGTGGCAACCGATCCAGAGAAATATGTCACACCAGTACCTTGTAAGTATTATTTGAGGCGAATACATTTTgcgaattatttttactatggCAAAAATTGTGCACTTATCTTTGTATACAGTACTCTTTGTTTCGTGATGTGA